The Gammaproteobacteria bacterium genome includes a region encoding these proteins:
- the ribBA gene encoding bifunctional 3,4-dihydroxy-2-butanone-4-phosphate synthase/GTP cyclohydrolase II: protein MTISDTEEIIDEIIRGRMVIIMDDEDRENEGDLLMAAERVRPEDVNFMARYGRGLICLTLTRERCQRLGLPLMVRDTYYHEGTNFTVSIEAARGVSTGISAADRALTIRTAVAAEAKPSDLVQPGHVFPLMAQPGGVLRRAGHTEAGCDLARLAGLEPAAVIVEILKEDGSMARRPDLEVMAREHGLKMGTIADLIRYRIHHGRTIERVAIAKKSTEFGEFQVVAYRDTVLGHVHLAMVKGGIDAGRPTPVRVHVENPLYDLTACHPPRGWSLREALQRVAKEGFGVVVILRHQFEPGDLVLQARQWEGDAATAEPAPPAGQDNLRTIGLGAQILADLGVRKMRVMSRARKYNALSGFGLEVVDYLT from the coding sequence ATGACGATCAGCGACACCGAGGAAATCATCGACGAGATCATCCGCGGCCGCATGGTCATCATCATGGACGATGAAGACCGCGAGAACGAGGGCGATCTGCTCATGGCCGCGGAACGCGTGCGGCCGGAGGACGTCAATTTCATGGCCCGTTACGGGCGCGGGTTGATTTGCCTGACGCTGACGCGCGAACGCTGCCAGCGGCTCGGCCTGCCGCTGATGGTGCGCGACACGTATTATCATGAGGGCACGAATTTCACCGTTTCCATCGAGGCGGCGCGCGGCGTGTCCACCGGCATCTCCGCCGCCGATCGCGCGCTCACCATACGCACGGCGGTGGCGGCGGAGGCCAAACCTTCCGACCTCGTGCAGCCAGGTCATGTGTTCCCGCTGATGGCGCAGCCGGGCGGCGTCCTGCGCCGCGCCGGCCACACCGAGGCCGGCTGCGATCTGGCGCGGCTCGCGGGCCTCGAACCGGCGGCGGTGATCGTCGAGATCCTGAAAGAGGACGGCAGCATGGCGCGGCGGCCCGATCTGGAGGTCATGGCCCGCGAACACGGTTTGAAGATGGGCACCATTGCCGATCTGATCCGCTACCGGATTCACCACGGTCGTACCATCGAGCGCGTGGCGATCGCCAAAAAGTCAACAGAATTCGGCGAGTTTCAAGTCGTGGCCTATCGCGACACCGTGCTGGGACACGTGCATCTGGCGATGGTCAAGGGCGGCATCGACGCCGGGCGGCCGACGCCGGTGCGCGTGCATGTTGAAAATCCGCTATATGATCTCACGGCTTGCCATCCGCCGCGCGGCTGGTCGTTGCGCGAGGCCTTGCAGCGGGTCGCGAAGGAGGGCTTCGGGGTGGTCGTCATCCTCCGGCACCAGTTCGAGCCGGGAGATTTGGTCCTGCAGGCCCGGCAGTGGGAGGGCGATGCCGCGACCGCGGAACCCGCGCCGCCCGCGGGCCAGGACAATCTGCGCACCATTGGGTTGGGTGCCCAAATCCTGGCGGACCTGGGCGTGAGAAAGATGCGCGTGATGAGCCGCGCGCGCAAGTACAATGCGTTGTCCGGTTTTGGTCTCGAAGTGGTGGATTATCTGACGTGA
- the nrdR gene encoding transcriptional regulator NrdR, which yields MRCPYCTHIDTRVIDSRFANEGEQVRRRRQCERCKERFTTYETAELSMPRIIKSRDKAREAFSEEKLRAGMDRALRKRPVETEKVDAAIARIKRRLRESGEREIQSGRIGNWVMEELRDLDHVAYIRFASVYRSFGDVRAFLDEIAGLENVLPPEVKRSQLHLALPEGGAPPPAPAESGKRAGKKKTPTRAPAGRGKR from the coding sequence ATGCGCTGCCCGTACTGCACCCATATTGACACCCGCGTCATCGACTCCCGCTTCGCCAATGAAGGCGAGCAAGTGCGGCGACGGCGGCAGTGCGAGCGTTGCAAGGAGCGCTTCACCACCTATGAAACCGCCGAGCTCAGCATGCCGCGCATCATCAAGTCGCGCGACAAGGCGCGTGAGGCGTTCAGCGAGGAAAAGCTGCGCGCCGGCATGGATCGCGCACTGCGCAAGCGGCCGGTGGAGACCGAGAAGGTGGACGCGGCCATCGCCCGCATCAAGCGCCGCCTGCGCGAGAGCGGCGAGCGTGAAATACAGTCCGGCCGCATCGGCAACTGGGTGATGGAGGAGTTGCGCGATCTCGATCACGTGGCCTACATCCGTTTCGCGTCCGTTTACCGCAGCTTCGGCGACGTGCGCGCCTTTCTGGATGAAATCGCCGGTCTGGAGAATGTCCTCCCGCCCGAGGTCAAGCGCAGCCAACTGCATCTGGCTCTGCCTGAAGGCGGGGCTCCGCCACCCGCGCCGGCCGAGAGCGGCAAGCGCGCCGGGAAAAAGAAAACGCCAACGCGCGCGCCCGCGGGTCGCGGGAAGCGCTGA
- the ribD gene encoding bifunctional diaminohydroxyphosphoribosylaminopyrimidine deaminase/5-amino-6-(5-phosphoribosylamino)uracil reductase RibD codes for MTASPFTADDYGHMARALQLAVRGLSGARPNPRVGCVLVKDGRVIGEGWHAYAGGPHAEIVALQAAGAEARGATCYVTLEPCRHQGRTGPCTTALIDAGVREVVAATEDPNPKMTGEGLAILRAAGIATRAGLLAGEAENLNAGFLRRMRGGGPYVRVKAGMSLDGRAALAGGGSQWITGAAARRDVQRWRARSCAVVTGVGTVLADDPRLNVREPDALEGLREQPLRVVLDAKLRTPPKARLLTEPGRVLIFTATADDERTKKLLAAGAGIETLPAPDGRLDLTVVLQRLAQREINEVWVEAGPRLTGAFLQSRLADELIAYVAPKLLGHDARAMAEFPPFDTLADAPEWHWRDVRVCGTDLRLILAPKQR; via the coding sequence ATGACCGCCTCCCCGTTTACGGCGGATGATTACGGCCACATGGCGCGCGCCCTGCAACTGGCCGTACGTGGCCTCTCGGGCGCGCGTCCCAATCCGCGCGTGGGCTGCGTGTTGGTGAAGGATGGCCGCGTCATCGGCGAAGGCTGGCATGCCTACGCCGGCGGGCCGCACGCCGAGATCGTCGCCTTGCAGGCGGCGGGGGCGGAGGCCCGCGGCGCGACGTGCTACGTCACGCTGGAACCCTGCCGCCATCAGGGCCGCACCGGACCCTGCACCACCGCCTTGATTGACGCCGGCGTGCGCGAAGTCGTGGCGGCCACGGAAGATCCCAATCCAAAAATGACCGGCGAGGGGCTGGCGATCCTGCGCGCGGCCGGCATTGCCACCCGCGCGGGTCTGCTCGCCGGCGAGGCGGAGAATTTGAACGCGGGATTCCTGCGGCGCATGCGCGGCGGCGGGCCTTACGTGCGCGTCAAGGCGGGCATGTCGCTGGACGGCCGTGCGGCGCTCGCAGGCGGAGGGAGCCAATGGATCACCGGCGCGGCGGCGCGGCGCGACGTGCAACGCTGGCGGGCGCGAAGCTGCGCCGTCGTGACCGGCGTCGGCACGGTGCTGGCCGATGACCCGCGCTTGAACGTGCGCGAACCCGACGCGCTCGAAGGCCTGCGCGAGCAGCCGTTGCGCGTGGTGCTGGATGCGAAATTGCGCACCCCGCCAAAGGCGCGCCTGCTGACCGAACCCGGTCGGGTGCTGATTTTTACCGCCACGGCGGATGATGAACGCACGAAAAAATTGCTAGCCGCCGGCGCCGGGATCGAAACTCTCCCGGCGCCGGACGGTCGGCTGGATTTGACCGTGGTGTTGCAACGGCTGGCGCAGCGGGAGATCAACGAGGTGTGGGTGGAGGCCGGCCCGCGATTGACCGGCGCCTTCCTGCAATCGCGCCTGGCCGATGAACTGATCGCCTATGTCGCGCCCAAACTGCTGGGACACGACGCCCGCGCCATGGCCGAGTTTCCGCCATTCGATACACTGGCGGACGCGCCGGAATGGCATTGGCGGGACGTGCGCGTCTGCGGCACGGATTTGCGCCTTATACTGGCGCCAAAGCAAAGGTAA
- a CDS encoding riboflavin synthase: MFTGIVETLGRITQAQPAGGHLRLVLEPGAIPPAELKVGDSIAVNGACLTVAAVEAAGFAVDVSPESLHCTTLGSLSAGDRVNLERAVVAGRRLDGHLVCGHVDGVGKILAREMQNDALELAIIAPEELKKFIVRKGSVCVDGVSLTVNEVQDNAFSVQIVPHTRTQTLCGGYRVADRVNIEVDLVARYLDGLLAARVDTHK, encoded by the coding sequence ATGTTCACCGGCATTGTTGAAACCCTGGGACGCATCACGCAGGCACAGCCGGCGGGCGGCCACCTGCGGCTGGTCCTCGAGCCGGGCGCGATCCCACCTGCCGAACTTAAAGTGGGGGACAGTATTGCCGTCAACGGTGCGTGCCTGACCGTGGCGGCCGTCGAAGCAGCGGGATTTGCGGTGGACGTGTCGCCGGAATCCCTGCATTGCACGACACTGGGCTCGCTGTCGGCGGGAGATCGGGTCAATCTGGAACGCGCCGTGGTGGCGGGGCGGCGCCTGGACGGCCATCTGGTCTGCGGCCACGTCGACGGTGTCGGCAAAATTCTGGCGCGTGAGATGCAGAACGACGCGCTGGAACTGGCCATCATCGCGCCGGAGGAATTGAAGAAGTTCATCGTGCGCAAGGGGTCGGTGTGCGTGGATGGCGTCAGCCTGACGGTGAATGAAGTGCAGGACAACGCCTTTTCCGTGCAGATTGTGCCGCACACCCGCACGCAGACGCTGTGCGGCGGCTACCGGGTGGCTGACCGCGTCAACATCGAAGTGGATCTGGTCGCCCGCTATCTCGACGGGCTGCTCGCTGCGCGGGTGGACACGCATAAATAA